The nucleotide window GACGCGGATCGCGCTGAAGCAGCCAGACCACCACCAGCGCTGCGCCGAATGCCAGCATCGACAGGAGCACGCCGAAGTGGCCGAGCAGCACGATCGCGGTTGCCGCGCCGAGTGCCAGATCGGAGACGCGCCCGCGCCGCCACAGCAGCAGCGCCAGCGCCCACGGCAGCACCATCGCCTGGCCCCACACGTTCGCCATCTCGCCCACCGAGAGCGAGCGCAGCAGCGGGATCGCGAAGATGTAGCTGATGCCTGCGAAGTATGCCGCGACCGGCGGCTGGTCCGTGTAGCGCAGGATCAGCCAGAGCCACAGCATCGCCAGGCTGTCGACCAGCGCGTTGGCGAGCGTCAGCAGCGTGTCGCGGTCGTCGGTCAGCAGTTGCAGCGGCAGAAGCGCGATGTACTGGCCCGGCGGATAGGGCGCGGGACCGCCGCCCGCCTCGCCCGGAAGGTCCTCGGTGAAGACAACGATCCCGCGCGTGACGCCGAGCAGGTTGTTGGCGTTGAGTCCAATATCGCTCGAAAAGGTCTGCGGGTGCAGCAGGCCGATCGCGCGGACCAGCCAGGCTACCACGATCAGCGCCGTGATCGCGCGGGCCTCAAGCGGCGACGCCGAAATACCGATACGGTGCGCTAAGCCTGCCGCCAGCGGCTCAAACAGCATGCTCAGGCCATAGCCCGCCAGCAGCATCCTCACGATCAGCGCCGTGCTGCTGGAAAGTCCGATCCGCTGCCAGATCAGCAGCGCCGCCAGCGCCAGGATCGCGATCCCGGCGCACGGCGCGGCGTAGCGTGCGGGCAGCGTCCAGCGCCGCAGCAGGCCGTAGCCCACGCCGACGATCGCGCACAACATGCCAAGCTGGCTCCAGTCCGGCGCGGTCGAGCCAAGCGCGGCAACGCTCAGCCCATCGGCGGCAAACGCAAGCTGGCGCGGATCGCCCGGCGGCTGGATCACCGTGCTGTGCAGGCGCAGATCGAGATCGCCGGATGGCTGGACGGGCAGCAGCACGTGGTAGGTCGCGCTCGGACGTGTCAGCGGGATCGTCAGCAGCGGCCTGCCGCCCAGCGACCAGGTGCTCGTCGGCGTTGCGGTGGCGGGCGGCAGCGCGACGATGCGCAGATCGGCGCTCAGCGGCGCGGAGCCAAGGCCCGGTAGCCGGATGCGCGCGTGCTCAAAAGCCCAGCGGTAGGCCACCGTCGCCGACTGGCACTGCGCGCGCGGCACATCGTACTCGGAGTCGGGCAGGTTGAAGCCTTCGATATACGGCAGATCGTACACCGCACTGGCGGCGCAGTTCGCGGCGACCGGCGGCGAGCCGCCGATGTCCAGCGCGTAGGCGAACGGCGTCTGATACGCCAGCCAGCCCAGCGCGAGCATCGCCGCGACGAGCAGCCAGAGCCAGGGCTCGCGCAGCCAGCGCCAGAGCGCGCGGCCTTCGGCGTTCACAGCTACCCACAGAGCGCTCAAGTGACCTCTTCCGGCGTGAATGGGATGATGCGGCGATTCATACCGCCGCGATTATAAACGATCTTGCTGATCGCAAAGCTGCCGCTGCGCTACTGCACGCCCGCCAGCGTGCGCTCGAACCAATCGAACGGCTGGATCAGCGGCCCGGTGATCACGCCCCGCGCGATATACTCCTGCGTCGTCTGGTCCAGCGCCACGCGGTGAACGAAGCCCAGCGCAAGTATCAGCACGATCAGCCCCTGGATCAGCCCCGGCAGGATGCCCAGCACGCGATTCGTCAGCGTTCGATGAAACGCGCGCGGTACCAGGCGATTGATCAGCCAGGTCAGCGTGCCCACGACCAGCAGCACGCCGCCGCAGAGCGTCAGCGTTCGGGCGATCAACGACTCGATCGATCCCGCCAGCGTCATGGTTGCGCTGAGCAGCGCGGAGAGCATGCCGATCGCCAGCAGCGCCGCCGTGCGCGTGAGGCCACGGATCAAGCCCTGGTGGTAGCCGCCCGCGCCGATCAAGAGCAGCAGCGCCAGCACCGCCGCGTCCAGAAGCGTCATCGATTCGATCCTTTACCTGAGAAACGGCGGCATCGGCGGGCCGCGTGCGCTATAATGCCGTCCATGTCTTCAAAACGATTTCAAAAAGCGATCCTCAAGGCGCTTAAGCATACACCACGTTTGGAAGCGTGGCCGTGCCGTCATTTTCCGGAGTGCGGCGGCTGCGCCATGCAGGACATCGCCTATACCGATCAACTGGCCGCCAAACGCGCGGCGCTGCTCGACATCTGGGGCGCGGCGCTGCCCGCGGCGCTGCGCGACGAGTACGCGATCGTCGCCGCGCCCGATCCGTTCGGCTACCGGCTGCGCATGGACTACGTGTGCTCCGACGATCGGTTTGGGCTGCGTGTGCGCAAGCGCTTCTACGCAATCGTCGATCTGGCCGAGTGCCATCTGATCCCGCCCTCGCTCTTCGAGATTCTGCGCGGCGTCTACACCGCCGCCCGCGAGTGTGGCCTGCCCGATTACAATGTGTACCACAACACCGGATTTTTGCGCTATCTGGTCGTGCGCCGCAACGTCCGCGACGAGTGGCTGCTCTCCTTTGTCACCTCCGAGCGGGCGTACGAGCAGCAGATGGAGCAGGCCGCGCGCGCTGCTCTGGATGCGGGCGCGACCAGCGTGTGGTGGCTGCTCAACCCGCGTCACGCCGATCTGTCGTTTGGCGAGCCGCTGCGCCGCTGGGGCGCGGAGTTTCTGCCGCAGTATGTCCTCGATCGCACGCTGCTGATGGGACCGAACACGTTTTTTCAGAATAATATCTGCGGCTTCGAGCAAATTCTGCGCTATATCACGCCCTTTGTCGCCGGAGCCGAGCGCATGATCGATCTTTACGCGGGCGTCGGCACGATCGGCATCTGTCTGGCGGATCGGGTCGGGCAGGTCTTTGCCGCCGAGCTAAGCGATGAAAGCGTGGCCCTGGCGCGGCGCAACATTCAGCTTAACGGCCTTGATGATCGGATCGAGGTGGTGCAGGCGGATGTGGCCGAGGTGCTGAGCGACGACCGCATCGCCCAGCGGGCACCCGGCGATGTGCTGGTGGTCGATCCGCCGCGCGCCGGGCTGGGGCCGGATGTCTGCGCGCAGCTCAGCGCGCGCGGCCCCGCGCGGATCGTCTATGTGTCGTGCAATGCGATCACCCAGGCGCTCGACTGTGAGCTGCTCGGCGAGCGCTACGCGATCGTCGCGGCGCGCGGCTTCGATCTCTTCCCGCAGACCTACCACTGTGAGCATGTCGTGGTGCTGGAGCGGCGGGGTAGCTAGGGTCCTCACCCCGTCGCTGACGCGCCACCCCTTCCCCGAACCTCGGCAGGCTGCTCCACCGAGAGGGTACCCCCGTTGCGCTAGGAGAGGAGCAGGATACTCCACGTTTCCCCTCTCCTGTCGCCGCGAAGGCAGAAGCCCGCCTGAGCGTGGGGCAGGGGTGAGGGCCTGCCGCTTCTTACCGCACATTGCGCCGGAAGCTCCTCACCGCCAGCGTCAGCGTAATCGATGCGAT belongs to Herpetosiphonaceae bacterium and includes:
- a CDS encoding methyltransferase: MEAWPCRHFPECGGCAMQDIAYTDQLAAKRAALLDIWGAALPAALRDEYAIVAAPDPFGYRLRMDYVCSDDRFGLRVRKRFYAIVDLAECHLIPPSLFEILRGVYTAARECGLPDYNVYHNTGFLRYLVVRRNVRDEWLLSFVTSERAYEQQMEQAARAALDAGATSVWWLLNPRHADLSFGEPLRRWGAEFLPQYVLDRTLLMGPNTFFQNNICGFEQILRYITPFVAGAERMIDLYAGVGTIGICLADRVGQVFAAELSDESVALARRNIQLNGLDDRIEVVQADVAEVLSDDRIAQRAPGDVLVVDPPRAGLGPDVCAQLSARGPARIVYVSCNAITQALDCELLGERYAIVAARGFDLFPQTYHCEHVVVLERRGS